One window from the genome of Streptomyces sp. WZ-12 encodes:
- a CDS encoding glycoside hydrolase family 15 protein, whose protein sequence is MTTPTGLLTTPTTSLRPSRADAPRYVPIAEHGLIGDMRTAALVGTNGTIDWYCCTRFDAPSVFAALLDADRGGAFALAPDVPARTKQFYFPDTNILITRFFADNGVAEVQDFMPIVGDSREADRHRLIRRVLCVRGSLPFHVRVAPRFDYGRQTHTVSSHHQGVTVFDSPELSLALTSSVPVEVDGSDAHASFTLAEGEAAVFALDRIGDGVEPRFCAVREAEQLFGATVRYWRGWLAHSRYRGRWREMVHRSALTLKLLTYAPTGAIVAAPTTSLPEQIGGERNWDYRYAWVRDAAFCIYALLRLGFTDEAESFVHFLSSKICLKDCAHGPLQIMYGIDGRSDLPELELPHLEGHLGSAPVRIGNNAVNQLQLDIYGALIDSLYLYDKWGQPLSSDHWDTVCNLVNWVCDNWDQPDEGIWETRGKIQNFLYSQLMCWVAIERAMRIARHRGLPADMIRWGQERDAIYRRIMQRGWSTERRAFVQHEGADVLDAAVLMMPLAKFISPTDPKWLSTLDALGDELVSDSLVYRYDPRNSPDGLRGEEGTFSICSFWYVEALSRAGRIDEARLAFEKMLTYANHLGLYAEEIGQTGEQIGNFPQAFTHLALISAAFNLDRALG, encoded by the coding sequence ATGACGACGCCCACGGGGCTCCTGACGACACCCACCACGAGCCTCCGCCCCAGCAGGGCCGACGCCCCGCGCTATGTCCCCATCGCCGAACACGGCCTGATCGGCGACATGCGCACCGCCGCCCTCGTCGGCACCAACGGCACCATCGACTGGTACTGCTGCACCCGCTTCGACGCACCCAGCGTCTTCGCCGCGCTCCTCGACGCCGACCGCGGCGGGGCCTTCGCCCTCGCCCCCGACGTACCGGCCCGCACCAAGCAGTTCTACTTCCCCGACACCAACATCCTCATCACCCGCTTCTTCGCGGACAACGGCGTCGCCGAAGTACAGGACTTCATGCCCATCGTCGGCGACTCCCGCGAGGCCGACCGGCACCGGCTGATCCGACGCGTGCTCTGCGTCCGCGGCTCCCTCCCGTTCCACGTCCGCGTGGCGCCCCGCTTCGACTACGGGCGGCAGACGCACACCGTCAGCAGCCACCACCAGGGCGTGACCGTCTTCGACTCACCGGAACTCTCCCTCGCGCTCACCTCCAGCGTCCCCGTCGAGGTCGACGGATCGGATGCCCACGCCTCGTTCACCCTCGCCGAGGGAGAGGCCGCCGTCTTCGCGCTCGACCGGATCGGCGACGGCGTCGAACCCCGGTTCTGCGCCGTCCGGGAGGCCGAGCAACTCTTCGGCGCCACCGTGCGCTACTGGCGCGGCTGGCTCGCCCACTCCCGCTACCGCGGACGCTGGCGGGAAATGGTGCACCGCTCCGCCCTCACCCTCAAGCTCCTCACCTACGCACCGACCGGCGCCATCGTCGCCGCCCCCACCACCAGCCTGCCCGAACAGATCGGCGGCGAGCGCAACTGGGACTACCGCTACGCCTGGGTCCGGGACGCCGCCTTCTGCATCTACGCCCTGCTCCGCCTCGGCTTCACCGACGAAGCGGAGTCGTTCGTGCACTTCCTCTCCTCGAAGATCTGCCTGAAGGACTGCGCCCACGGCCCGCTCCAGATCATGTACGGCATCGACGGCCGCAGCGATCTCCCCGAACTGGAACTCCCGCACCTGGAAGGCCACTTGGGATCCGCCCCGGTCCGCATCGGCAACAACGCCGTCAACCAGCTCCAACTCGACATCTACGGCGCCCTGATCGACTCCCTCTACCTCTACGACAAGTGGGGCCAGCCGCTCTCCAGCGACCACTGGGACACCGTCTGCAACCTCGTCAACTGGGTGTGTGACAACTGGGACCAGCCGGACGAGGGGATCTGGGAGACCCGCGGCAAGATCCAGAACTTCCTCTACTCGCAGTTGATGTGCTGGGTGGCCATCGAACGGGCCATGCGCATCGCCCGCCACCGCGGCCTGCCCGCCGACATGATCCGCTGGGGGCAGGAACGCGACGCCATCTACCGGCGCATCATGCAGCGCGGTTGGTCCACCGAACGCCGGGCGTTCGTCCAACACGAAGGCGCCGACGTCCTGGACGCCGCCGTCCTGATGATGCCGCTCGCCAAGTTCATCTCGCCGACCGACCCGAAGTGGCTCTCCACCCTGGACGCCCTCGGCGACGAACTCGTCTCCGACTCCCTGGTCTACCGCTACGACCCCAGGAACAGTCCCGACGGGCTCCGCGGCGAGGAAGGCACCTTCTCCATCTGCTCGTTCTGGTACGTCGAGGCCCTCTCGCGCGCCGGCCGGATCGACGAGGCCCGCCTCGCCTTCGAGAAGATGCTCACCTACGCCAACCACCTCGGCCTCTACGCCGAAGAAATCGGCCAAACCGGCGAACAGATCGGCAACTTCCCCCAAGCCTTTACCCACTTGGCCCTGATCAGCGCAGCCTTCAACCTGGACCGAGCACTGGGGTGA
- a CDS encoding class I SAM-dependent methyltransferase, translating into MSDKVSHPLFARLYPRISAYADAHGSLEHRRELLAGARGRAVEIGAGIGSNFRHYPAEVERVFAVEPEPRLRSLAARAAATARIPIEVLPGRAERLPLDEASVDVAVASLVLCTIADVPAALGEVLRVLKPTGELRFYEHVRAQDPRVYRRQRMLNPLWRLVGGGCNVTRDTETAIRRAGFTIETVRRFEFRPDSKAYPASPSIIGTARPSDAPDRRTLPQQGAADG; encoded by the coding sequence ATGTCGGACAAGGTGTCACACCCACTCTTCGCACGGCTCTATCCACGCATCAGCGCCTATGCGGACGCCCACGGTTCGCTCGAACACCGACGGGAGTTGCTCGCGGGCGCCCGGGGCAGAGCGGTCGAGATCGGTGCGGGGATCGGATCCAACTTCCGGCACTATCCGGCGGAGGTGGAGCGGGTCTTCGCGGTGGAGCCCGAGCCCAGACTGCGGAGCCTCGCCGCGCGGGCCGCGGCCACGGCGCGGATACCCATCGAGGTGCTGCCGGGTCGGGCGGAGCGACTGCCACTCGACGAGGCGAGCGTCGACGTGGCGGTGGCCTCACTCGTCCTGTGCACCATCGCGGACGTCCCCGCCGCGCTCGGCGAGGTCCTGCGGGTCCTGAAACCGACCGGTGAACTGCGCTTCTACGAGCACGTCCGGGCACAAGACCCTCGCGTCTACCGCCGGCAGCGGATGCTCAACCCGCTGTGGCGGCTGGTCGGAGGGGGATGCAACGTCACACGGGACACGGAAACCGCCATCCGGAGGGCGGGTTTCACGATCGAGACCGTGCGGCGGTTCGAGTTCCGCCCCGACAGCAAGGCGTATCCGGCATCCCCCTCGATCATCGGGACCGCACGCCCAAGCGACGCCCCCGACCGACGAACGCTGCCCCAACAGGGAGCGGCAGATGGGTAG
- a CDS encoding flavoprotein, whose translation MTTTRTLYVIACAAAPARHIDVPVRAAQGAGWDVCAVLTPAAYRWATEDADGAIEALADLTGHPVRHQYKLPSQPDVLPPPDALLAAPLTCNTLNKWAAGISDTLALGLLTEAIGLRIPTVALPCWNAAQHAHPATARSVATLRGAGITVLLGDGGFTPHPPKAGNPDAYPWQAAVDALPT comes from the coding sequence GTGACGACGACCCGCACCCTGTACGTGATCGCCTGCGCCGCCGCGCCGGCCCGCCACATCGACGTGCCCGTCCGCGCCGCCCAGGGTGCCGGCTGGGACGTCTGCGCGGTGCTGACGCCCGCCGCGTACCGGTGGGCGACCGAGGACGCCGACGGCGCGATCGAGGCCCTCGCCGACCTCACCGGGCACCCGGTCCGCCACCAGTACAAGCTGCCGAGCCAGCCGGACGTACTGCCGCCGCCGGACGCCCTGTTGGCCGCCCCGCTCACCTGCAACACCCTCAACAAGTGGGCCGCCGGGATCTCCGACACGTTGGCGCTCGGTCTGTTGACGGAGGCGATCGGGCTGCGCATCCCGACGGTGGCGCTGCCCTGTTGGAACGCCGCCCAGCACGCGCACCCGGCCACCGCCCGCAGCGTCGCCACCCTGAGGGGCGCCGGCATCACGGTGCTGCTCGGGGACGGCGGCTTCACACCGCACCCGCCGAAGGCGGGGAATCCCGACGCCTATCCCTGGCAAGCCGCCGTGGACGCGCTGCCCACCTAG
- a CDS encoding acyl-CoA thioesterase — protein MQSTPADGAPRQFTREKKVYFHHCDPAGVVFFAQYLVFLNEIVQEWFEAGLTVDYPELLLERRIGMPTARVECDFLAPSTLGDTLRFTLSVERTGKSSCHLLLVGTGPDPTDVRARIKAVLVCTSLDSHRAVPLPDDVRTALQDWPATKLSI, from the coding sequence GTGCAGAGCACGCCGGCCGACGGTGCACCACGGCAGTTCACCCGCGAGAAGAAGGTCTACTTCCACCACTGCGACCCCGCCGGAGTCGTCTTCTTCGCGCAGTACCTGGTCTTCCTCAACGAGATCGTCCAGGAATGGTTCGAGGCCGGCCTGACCGTCGACTACCCCGAACTCCTCCTGGAGCGACGCATCGGCATGCCGACCGCCCGCGTCGAATGCGACTTCCTGGCGCCGAGCACCCTGGGCGACACCCTGCGCTTCACCCTGTCCGTGGAGCGGACCGGCAAGAGCTCGTGCCACCTCCTGCTGGTCGGCACGGGCCCGGACCCCACGGACGTTCGGGCGCGGATCAAGGCCGTCCTGGTGTGCACCTCCCTCGACTCCCACCGGGCCGTCCCCCTCCCCGACGACGTCCGCACCGCGCTCCAGGATTGGCCGGCAACGAAGCTGAGCATCTGA
- a CDS encoding alpha/beta fold hydrolase — translation MRNEGALQEGGEGPGSTTWGATRWATNGEVRLAYDQLTPRRPEGEPLLLVTGLGASRRWFPTGLAEVLSARGFDLARYDQRDGGESTHLPPTATTNPLSSLLRRRGDAYTAEDMTDDAVAVLDALGWDSAHLFGMSLGGAVAQRIALRHPRRVRTLTSVSAVPGDTAGLATLRHVRLRTLARLSRMRYPSTPGGHIEAGVALTRLLGSPARPFDEPAVRARLADAPDPGIHDARSQSRQIGAQWHGPTIDRITAPTLVLHGLDDPLIKPSAGRAVAARIPGARFVPLPETGHELPEHVWHDIAHHVRQLADG, via the coding sequence ATGCGGAACGAAGGGGCCCTCCAGGAGGGCGGGGAGGGCCCGGGCTCGACCACCTGGGGCGCGACCCGGTGGGCCACCAACGGGGAAGTCCGCCTGGCTTACGACCAGTTGACGCCCCGCCGCCCTGAAGGGGAGCCGCTGCTCCTGGTGACCGGACTGGGCGCCTCCAGGCGGTGGTTCCCCACCGGCCTGGCCGAGGTCCTGTCCGCCCGGGGCTTCGACCTCGCCCGGTACGACCAACGGGACGGGGGCGAGTCCACCCACCTACCGCCCACCGCCACCACCAACCCCCTCTCCTCCCTGCTCCGCAGGCGCGGCGACGCCTACACCGCCGAGGACATGACCGACGACGCCGTCGCCGTGCTGGACGCGCTGGGCTGGGACTCCGCGCACCTCTTCGGCATGTCGCTCGGCGGCGCGGTCGCCCAACGCATCGCGCTGCGCCATCCCCGACGCGTCCGCACGCTGACCTCCGTATCGGCCGTCCCCGGGGACACCGCCGGCCTGGCCACCCTGCGCCACGTCCGGCTCCGCACCCTCGCCAGGCTCAGCCGCATGCGGTACCCCAGCACCCCCGGTGGCCACATCGAGGCCGGCGTGGCACTCACCCGCCTCCTCGGCTCCCCCGCCCGCCCCTTCGACGAGCCGGCCGTCCGGGCCCGACTCGCCGATGCCCCCGACCCCGGCATCCACGACGCCCGCAGCCAGAGCCGCCAGATCGGCGCCCAGTGGCACGGCCCGACCATCGACCGCATCACCGCACCGACCCTCGTCCTGCACGGCCTGGACGATCCCCTCATCAAGCCGTCGGCGGGCCGTGCCGTCGCCGCCCGCATACCGGGTGCCCGCTTCGTCCCACTCCCCGAAACGGGCCACGAGTTGCCGGAACACGTGTGGCACGACATCGCCCACCACGTACGCCAACTCGCCGACGGCTGA
- a CDS encoding TetR/AcrR family transcriptional regulator, which produces MAGKRDPEGDAGETVLVWERPARGARGPAPERSREQLTEAAIGLADAGGLAAVSVRQVARELGTGPASLYRYVAGRDDLVDLMVDAATGEIDLGVALTGDPMTDLVALAARTQRVQLRHPWLLEVAPEALRAGPRGLDYLEFALRALEPVEGLTGPAKLEAVGVLNALVAMVSGVELRARRSPTGRQAAQAAYLATAARGGAHPLLARALSTGAANGQAGGALPDGAGHAADSGAHFERVVRRVLAGLLAPDPQG; this is translated from the coding sequence TTGGCCGGCAAGCGGGATCCGGAGGGGGATGCGGGGGAGACGGTGCTGGTGTGGGAGCGGCCCGCGCGGGGTGCCCGGGGGCCCGCGCCCGAGCGGAGCCGCGAGCAGCTCACCGAAGCCGCGATCGGGCTCGCCGACGCGGGCGGACTGGCCGCCGTCTCCGTTCGGCAGGTCGCCCGGGAACTGGGCACCGGGCCCGCCTCGCTCTACCGGTACGTCGCTGGCCGGGACGACCTGGTGGACCTGATGGTGGACGCCGCCACCGGGGAGATCGATCTCGGCGTGGCGCTTACGGGAGACCCGATGACGGACCTGGTGGCGCTCGCCGCCCGGACGCAGCGGGTCCAACTGCGGCATCCCTGGCTGCTGGAGGTGGCACCGGAGGCCCTACGGGCGGGGCCGCGGGGGCTGGACTACCTGGAGTTCGCCCTGCGCGCGCTGGAACCGGTGGAGGGCCTGACCGGGCCGGCCAAGCTGGAGGCGGTGGGCGTGCTGAACGCCCTGGTCGCGATGGTGTCCGGGGTGGAACTCCGCGCCCGCCGCTCCCCAACGGGCCGTCAGGCGGCACAGGCCGCCTACCTGGCCACGGCCGCCCGAGGGGGCGCGCACCCGCTGCTTGCCCGCGCGTTGAGCACCGGGGCGGCGAACGGCCAGGCCGGCGGGGCGCTCCCCGACGGCGCCGGCCACGCCGCCGACAGCGGGGCCCACTTCGAGCGCGTCGTCCGCCGCGTACTGGCGGGCCTGCTCGCCCCCGACCCGCAGGGCTGA
- a CDS encoding alpha/beta fold hydrolase produces the protein METMEVEERLIPLTLRDMTYACRILTPRRRYGTEPLVLIGGALQDMYSWPRLERRLTAHTTLMLMDLPGTGNADDPAASAGIDVLVEAALHAIDHLGADRVNILGASYGTPIAYRLAQSHPDRVARLLLAGAAPRLGPRLTAVVRQGLELVETTGSRPADEAARRDYARNVVDLLVNGATRHEVAQGPAAARLMERELMRDSQSAALRYATCHERLLDTDFCPPGGISGVPALVFTGEHDCTSTPAENEAVAATIEDCTFLLLRDADHMAHLEREAEYADLVTRFLRDQPVHGLPYCVPGGELQRQ, from the coding sequence ATGGAAACCATGGAGGTCGAGGAACGCCTCATCCCCCTGACCCTGCGGGACATGACCTACGCATGCCGGATCCTCACCCCCCGGCGCCGTTACGGCACCGAACCGCTCGTCCTGATCGGCGGCGCCCTCCAGGACATGTACTCCTGGCCGCGCTTGGAGCGCCGGCTCACCGCCCACACCACGCTGATGCTGATGGACCTGCCGGGCACCGGAAACGCCGACGACCCGGCCGCCTCCGCCGGCATCGATGTCCTGGTCGAGGCCGCGCTGCACGCCATCGACCACCTCGGCGCGGACCGCGTCAACATCCTCGGCGCCTCCTACGGCACCCCCATCGCCTACCGCCTGGCCCAGTCGCACCCGGACCGCGTCGCCCGCCTGCTGCTCGCCGGGGCCGCCCCCCGGCTCGGGCCGCGGCTGACCGCGGTGGTCCGCCAGGGCCTCGAACTGGTGGAGACGACAGGCTCCCGACCTGCCGACGAAGCCGCCCGCCGCGACTACGCACGCAACGTCGTCGACCTCCTCGTCAACGGCGCCACCCGGCACGAGGTCGCCCAGGGCCCGGCCGCCGCCCGGCTCATGGAGCGCGAGTTGATGCGGGACTCCCAGAGCGCCGCGCTCCGCTACGCGACCTGCCATGAGCGCCTCTTGGACACCGACTTCTGCCCACCCGGCGGCATCTCCGGCGTCCCCGCGCTCGTCTTCACCGGCGAACACGACTGCACCAGCACCCCGGCGGAGAACGAGGCCGTCGCCGCCACCATCGAGGACTGCACCTTCCTCCTCCTCCGCGACGCCGACCACATGGCCCACCTGGAACGCGAGGCCGAATACGCCGACCTGGTCACCCGCTTCCTCCGCGACCAACCGGTACACGGGCTGCCGTATTGCGTGCCCGGCGGGGAGTTGCAGAGGCAGTAG
- a CDS encoding acyl carrier protein: MYEQLKDLLITRAGLPGEPLVPEASLAGAGIDSMAVTVLSMALEDVMGLVIDEDELSAAPSVAALAELVAERAAAASVPSP, encoded by the coding sequence ATGTACGAGCAGTTGAAGGACCTCCTCATCACCCGCGCCGGACTGCCCGGCGAACCGCTCGTCCCGGAAGCGTCGTTGGCCGGCGCCGGCATCGATTCCATGGCCGTCACCGTGCTGTCCATGGCGCTGGAGGACGTCATGGGCCTGGTGATCGACGAGGACGAGCTGTCCGCGGCGCCGTCCGTCGCCGCGCTCGCCGAGCTCGTCGCCGAACGCGCCGCCGCCGCGTCCGTCCCGTCCCCGTAG
- a CDS encoding beta-ketoacyl-ACP synthase III has translation MYQSEDTASAPATAVLTGLGAWLPPDEVTNDELCAHLDTSDAWIRERIGIAVRRRADPKTATGDLATEAGARALRSAGVTGADAVVLATTTPDHPCPATAPAVAARLGLGNVAAFDLAAGCSGFLYATTVAAGLIRSGTAGRVLVIGAETMSAVIDPEDRSTAPIFGDGAGAAVLEAGRPGQAGSLGEVVWGSDGERSGAIVIPVGGARNRDGRDSAPKAERHVTMRGNEVLRHAVRRMTAAANQAAAEAGWAPEDIDRLIVHQANARISAAVAEALGVPPERVPSNIASVGNTAAASIPLLLTDAAADGALRPGHRVLLVAFGSGLAWAATTLVWPGGLEPER, from the coding sequence ATGTATCAGTCGGAGGACACTGCGTCGGCCCCCGCGACCGCGGTACTGACCGGGTTGGGGGCCTGGCTGCCGCCCGACGAGGTCACCAACGACGAGCTCTGCGCCCACCTGGACACCTCGGACGCCTGGATCCGCGAGCGGATCGGCATCGCCGTGCGCCGCCGCGCCGACCCGAAGACGGCCACCGGCGACCTCGCCACCGAGGCCGGCGCCCGCGCCCTGCGGTCCGCCGGCGTGACCGGAGCGGACGCGGTGGTGCTGGCCACCACCACGCCGGACCACCCGTGCCCGGCCACCGCGCCGGCCGTCGCCGCCCGGCTCGGGCTGGGCAACGTCGCCGCGTTCGACCTCGCCGCCGGCTGCTCCGGCTTCCTGTACGCCACGACCGTGGCGGCCGGACTGATCCGCTCCGGCACGGCCGGGCGGGTGCTGGTCATCGGCGCGGAGACGATGTCCGCCGTCATCGACCCCGAAGACCGCTCGACCGCGCCGATCTTCGGGGACGGCGCGGGCGCCGCCGTCCTGGAGGCCGGCCGCCCCGGGCAGGCCGGTTCCCTGGGCGAGGTGGTCTGGGGCAGCGACGGCGAACGCTCCGGGGCCATCGTGATCCCGGTCGGCGGCGCGCGGAACCGCGACGGCCGGGACAGCGCACCGAAGGCCGAACGCCACGTCACGATGCGCGGCAACGAGGTGCTCCGGCACGCCGTCCGCCGGATGACGGCCGCCGCCAACCAGGCTGCCGCGGAAGCGGGTTGGGCCCCGGAGGACATCGACCGGCTGATCGTCCACCAGGCCAACGCCCGGATCAGCGCCGCCGTCGCCGAGGCGCTGGGCGTCCCGCCGGAGCGGGTGCCGTCGAACATCGCGTCGGTGGGCAACACCGCCGCCGCCTCAATCCCCCTGCTCCTGACGGACGCCGCCGCCGACGGCGCCCTCCGCCCCGGCCACCGGGTGCTGCTGGTCGCCTTCGGCAGCGGCCTCGCCTGGGCCGCCACGACCCTGGTGTGGCCCGGCGGCCTCGAACCCGAGCGTTGA
- a CDS encoding polysaccharide deacetylase family protein, producing the protein MDNQLYDYSPITERAPISWPGGARIAFYVGVNIEHYQVDRPSTSIFPGTTGLTPDPLNYGWRDYGPRVGIWRLMESLDRHGIRASVLLNSDVGERYPQIIEAGRARNWTWLAHGKNNSVLQADMTPDEERAYLAEVVDTIERTTGHRPRGWLGPALTETFRTPELLAELGLSYVLDWANDDQPYRLNVPGMLSVPYPIELNDISLFVGKSLSGPDFVQIVKDQLAQLHADAAGSGRVMSLALHPFVIGQPFRHTYLDQALEHIAQHPGVWLTTSDEIAEHYARTTAGQPA; encoded by the coding sequence ATGGACAACCAGCTCTACGACTACAGCCCGATCACCGAACGCGCCCCGATCTCCTGGCCCGGCGGCGCCCGGATCGCCTTCTACGTCGGGGTGAACATCGAGCACTACCAGGTCGACCGGCCCTCGACGAGCATCTTCCCCGGCACCACCGGGCTCACCCCGGACCCGCTCAACTACGGCTGGCGCGACTACGGCCCGCGGGTGGGCATCTGGCGGCTGATGGAGAGCCTGGACCGGCACGGCATCCGCGCCAGCGTGCTGCTCAACTCCGATGTCGGCGAACGCTATCCGCAGATCATCGAGGCCGGCCGGGCCCGCAACTGGACCTGGCTCGCGCACGGCAAGAACAACTCCGTCCTCCAGGCGGACATGACGCCCGACGAGGAGCGGGCCTATCTGGCCGAGGTGGTCGACACCATCGAGCGCACCACCGGCCACCGCCCGCGCGGCTGGCTCGGCCCGGCCCTCACCGAGACCTTCCGCACCCCCGAGCTCCTCGCCGAACTGGGCCTGTCCTACGTACTGGACTGGGCCAACGACGACCAGCCCTACCGCCTCAACGTCCCGGGCATGCTCAGCGTCCCGTACCCCATCGAGCTCAACGACATCAGCCTGTTCGTCGGCAAGAGCCTCAGCGGCCCCGACTTCGTGCAGATCGTCAAGGACCAGCTGGCGCAGCTCCACGCCGACGCGGCCGGCAGCGGCCGGGTGATGTCGCTGGCGCTGCACCCGTTCGTCATCGGCCAGCCGTTCCGTCACACGTACCTGGACCAGGCGCTGGAGCACATCGCCCAGCACCCCGGGGTGTGGCTGACCACCAGCGACGAGATCGCCGAGCACTACGCCCGGACCACCGCCGGGCAGCCGGCCTGA